A window from bacterium encodes these proteins:
- a CDS encoding response regulator transcription factor: MRLLIVEDNEDLASALCRGLREEGFIVDHAAGGADGLHLAQIQDYDLILLDISLPEVSGFQILETLRSEHNDVPVVFLTARKDVEDRVRGLRLGGDDYLSKPFSFEELLARIRAVLRRSSGFPQGRLLWGRLEMKPEAHLALWDNQPVDLTHKEFQLLETFLLNRGKALTRTRLALNVYDSAFECDSNVIDAHVANLRKKLLKATGAALIETVRGVGFRLPESPS, translated from the coding sequence ATGAGACTGCTTATCGTCGAAGACAACGAGGACCTTGCCAGCGCCCTTTGCAGGGGGCTTCGAGAAGAAGGCTTTATCGTCGATCACGCCGCCGGAGGCGCTGATGGCCTGCATCTGGCGCAAATCCAGGATTATGATCTGATTCTGCTGGATATTTCGCTCCCGGAGGTAAGCGGTTTTCAGATTCTGGAAACGCTTCGTTCCGAACACAACGATGTACCGGTGGTTTTTCTGACGGCGCGCAAAGATGTCGAGGACAGGGTGAGGGGCCTTCGGCTGGGCGGAGACGACTATCTTTCCAAGCCCTTCAGCTTTGAGGAACTGCTCGCCAGGATTCGGGCGGTGCTGAGGCGTTCGTCCGGATTTCCCCAGGGGCGGCTTCTCTGGGGGAGGCTTGAGATGAAACCGGAAGCTCACCTTGCGCTTTGGGACAACCAGCCGGTAGACCTTACCCACAAAGAATTCCAGTTACTGGAGACCTTTTTGCTGAACAGGGGGAAGGCGCTCACCCGCACGCGCCTTGCCCTGAACGTTTACGATAGCGCCTTTGAATGCGATTCCAACGTCATCGACGCCCATGTGGCCAATCTGCGAAAGAAATTATTGAAAGCCACCGGAGCCGCCTTGATTGAAACCGTGCGCGGAGTGGGCTTCCGGCTGCCCGAGTCCCCCTCATGA
- a CDS encoding phospholipid carrier-dependent glycosyltransferase has translation MKTASQTILIALLLAATLTLGSASRGFWGNHGEGRRAEVAREVAASGNWLVPTLEGEPFVTKPPLSYWLMAAVFTVTGRATEGTARIPAVLATLATLLLVAGIAGRWKSPEDGRLYCDPATAGVLFASMPLVLLMGQNAETEPLLAFFSTLSVYSWFRVRPGAKSGEDTGWRFLFACSLALGFMVKGPLGWVFPLPGVVACELASPKGKRRTGYLDLPLFLLAHVLLAAPWFIYVYRNVPGALDVWLGESVNRIADPTFTTHKEPFWYYIPMLAAFGPVVVFLPSLLRRATSREGLKALWPFLWFAAGVIFLSMATSKRAHYLLSLAPGLALAAAAQVHSMEKSLTGRLSRPFFRFAGWLSPALLILACGWLLTLGSGKISFGLLMAVAGVAVVYLFLWRYRDFDAIKFFGVSFLAVSVLGTMGFVPVIDAYRSPASFFAEVATATGSDGPVVNWNNDLVSSNFYLRRFVANVNSEEELAAALPGGGWLVGEPYDFRHPPRGIQEVLRREAADPFNPSRKRVWALYRWNPAADNEASEK, from the coding sequence ATGAAAACCGCGAGTCAGACCATCCTTATAGCCCTGCTGCTGGCCGCGACGCTGACTCTGGGCTCAGCCAGCCGAGGCTTTTGGGGTAATCACGGAGAGGGAAGGCGCGCCGAGGTAGCCCGGGAGGTCGCCGCTTCAGGCAACTGGCTCGTCCCTACCCTCGAAGGAGAGCCTTTCGTCACCAAGCCGCCGCTTAGCTACTGGTTAATGGCTGCGGTTTTCACCGTCACGGGCCGCGCCACGGAAGGGACGGCGCGCATTCCGGCGGTTTTGGCGACACTGGCTACCCTTTTGCTGGTCGCCGGCATTGCCGGGCGCTGGAAATCTCCCGAGGACGGCCGCCTTTACTGCGATCCCGCCACTGCGGGCGTCCTCTTCGCCTCCATGCCTCTGGTCCTCCTCATGGGGCAAAACGCCGAGACGGAGCCTCTGCTGGCCTTTTTCTCCACCCTCTCTGTCTATTCCTGGTTCCGGGTGCGTCCGGGCGCTAAATCCGGCGAGGATACCGGCTGGCGGTTTCTCTTCGCGTGCTCTCTGGCGCTCGGCTTTATGGTCAAGGGCCCCCTCGGCTGGGTGTTTCCACTGCCGGGAGTCGTTGCCTGCGAGCTGGCCTCGCCGAAGGGGAAGCGGCGGACAGGCTATTTGGACCTGCCGCTTTTCCTTCTGGCCCACGTACTGCTGGCCGCGCCCTGGTTCATCTACGTCTATCGGAACGTGCCCGGAGCCCTCGACGTATGGCTCGGCGAGAGCGTTAACCGTATCGCGGACCCCACTTTTACAACCCACAAGGAACCTTTCTGGTACTATATTCCGATGCTGGCGGCTTTTGGGCCGGTTGTGGTTTTTTTGCCCTCTCTTTTGAGGCGCGCCACGTCAAGAGAAGGGCTTAAGGCTCTTTGGCCTTTTCTGTGGTTCGCCGCCGGAGTGATTTTTCTCAGTATGGCAACGAGCAAGCGCGCCCATTACCTACTTTCCCTCGCTCCCGGGCTCGCGCTGGCGGCTGCCGCCCAGGTTCACTCCATGGAAAAGAGTCTCACCGGCCGCCTGTCGAGGCCGTTTTTCCGTTTCGCCGGATGGCTTTCCCCGGCGCTACTTATCCTTGCCTGTGGGTGGCTGCTCACGCTGGGCTCCGGAAAAATCTCCTTCGGCCTTCTTATGGCGGTGGCGGGAGTTGCGGTAGTTTACCTGTTCCTCTGGCGTTATCGAGATTTCGATGCGATAAAATTTTTTGGGGTTTCTTTTTTGGCTGTCTCTGTTCTCGGGACGATGGGTTTTGTTCCCGTCATTGACGCCTACAGGAGCCCGGCGTCATTTTTTGCCGAGGTTGCAACCGCCACAGGGAGCGACGGCCCGGTCGTCAATTGGAACAACGATCTGGTTTCCTCAAACTTTTACCTGAGGCGCTTTGTCGCCAACGTAAACAGCGAGGAGGAACTCGCCGCCGCGCTTCCGGGCGGAGGATGGCTTGTAGGAGAGCCCTATGATTTCCGGCATCCTCCGCGCGGTATTCAGGAGGTTCTGAGAAGAGAGGCGGCGGACCCGTTCAATCCCTCCAGAAAAAGAGTGTGGGCCCTTTACAGGTGGAATCCGGCTGCGGACAATGAGGCCTCTGAAAAATAA